One stretch of Chaetodon auriga isolate fChaAug3 chromosome 18, fChaAug3.hap1, whole genome shotgun sequence DNA includes these proteins:
- the LOC143336730 gene encoding 5-hydroxytryptamine receptor 1B-like: MENASQLKPTPVIYGELLNISTNYTHANFTSKAEAKDSNVAFQVGLAVTLALITFATTLSNAFVIATIYQSRKLHTPANFLIASLAVTDLLVSILVMPISALYTVSQTWTLGQVMCDIWLSSDITCCTASILHLCVIALDRYWAITDAVEYSKKRTPARAAGMIATAWVIAISISLPPFFWRQVKAEEVTTCNVNTDHIFYTIYSTFGAFYIPTLLLIALYGRIYVEARKRILKQSHNKPGKRLTSAHLITNSPGSVASTTSLNYGTNDTSSCDTTSSANVSQVKVTVSDALLEKKRISAARERKATKTLGIILGAYIICWLPFFIYTLLVPVCESCFHPELFDIFTWLGYLNSLINPIIYTMSNEDFKQAFHKLIRFKCCRA, from the coding sequence atggagaatgCCAGTCAGCTCAAACCAACGCCTGTCATCTACGGAGAGCTGTTGAACATCTCCACCAACTACACCCATGCCAATTTCACGTCGAAAGCGGAGGCGAAAGACAGTAACGTGGCTTTCCAAGTGGGTCTCGCCGTGACCTTAGCCCTCATAACTTTCGCCACGACGCTTTCAAACGCCTTCGTCATCGCCACCATTTACCAGTCCCGAAAACTGCACACCCCGGCAAACTTTCTGATCGCCTCCCTGGCCGTCACGGACCTCCTGGTGTCCATTTTGGTGATGCCCATCAGTGCGCTGTACACGGTCAGCCAAACGTGGACACTCGGCCAGGTGATGTGTGACATCTGGCTGTCCTCGGATATAACCTGTTGCACCGCCTCCATCCTCCACCTGTGCGTAATTGCGCTGGACCGCTACTGGGCCATCACGGACGCGGTGGAGTACTCCAAGAAGCGCACGCCGGCGCGCGCCGCCGGCATGATCGCCACCGCCTGGGTGATCGccatctccatctccctgcCGCCCTTCTTCTGGCGCCAggtgaaagcagaggaggtAACGACCTGCAACGTGAACACCGACCACATTTTCTACACCATCTACTCCACCTTCGGCGCTTTCTACATCCCCACGCTGCTGCTCATCGCCCTGTACGGGAGGATTTACGTGGAAGCCCGAAAGCGCATCCTGAAGCAGTCGCACAACAAGCCGGGGAAGAGACTCACCTCGGCGCACCTGATCACCAACTCCCCCGGCTCGGTAGCGTCCACCACCTCCCTGAACTACGGGACGAACGACACCTCCTCCTGTGACACTACCTCCTCCGCGAACGTGAGCCAAGTCAAAGTCACTGTGTCCGACGCGCTGCTGGAGAAGAAGCGGATCTCCGCCGCCCGCGAGAGGAAGGCGACCAAAACTTTGGGGATAATCCTGGGGGCCTATATCATATGCTGGCTCCCGTTTTTCATTTACACTCTCCTAGTGCCTGTCTGCGAGTCCTGCTTCCACCCGGagttatttgacattttcacctgGCTGGGTTACCTCAACTCTTTAATCAACCCCATCATTTACACCATGTCCAACGAGGACTTCAAACAGGCTTTCCACAAACTAATACGGTTTAAATGCTGCAGGGCATGA